CAACCTTGACGTGATTATGATCCTCCCTAGTCTTCTCAGCCACTTCATTCGCTGCCTCCTTCGACGCATTCGAGTTCCTCGAGGAATCCACAATGCTACTAGGAACCCTGTAAATTTCGCCTTCATTCGGAGATGCCCGGTTTCTCAAGGTCTGAACTTGAGGAGAGTTTTGAATGCTAACATTGTCCAGACACATGTTCCACTCTTGTGAATTCATGGAAGTAAAATGAGACATTGTAGCCGGTGAAAACTGATGAGAATTAACCTCCTCCTCTGCTACAACCTCTGCTTTTGGATCCTCCTCATCTTTGTGAACAGACAACAACTTCCAATACATCAATATAAGAATTGAAGCATTCACCACAACCCCAAGAAGCATAGCTGGAAGAACACCAACTAGAAACTCTCCAAATGGAATCTTACTCTGAACAGCAATAACAAGATTCTGAGGATTCCCAATTGGAGTTGCTGAGGAACCAATGTTAGCACTTGAAGCAAGTGCAAGAAGAAAAGGGTGTGGTGGCAAATTATGCTGCCTTGCAATTTTCAATATGAATTCAGTCAAAACAACACAAGAAGTGTCATTGGTGAAAAGAGCACTTGAAATTGCAGAAATCAAACAGATTCTACAAAGCAAATCTTTTGGGCCTTTACTCTTCCAAGATAGCAATTTCCCCAAGTACTTGAACATGTCTGCTCTTTCAAGATACACACTCACAACCATTGTTCCAAAAAGAAGGCCAAGAATTGGAAGATCAATTGCCGCGTAGGCTTGATCCGGCGAAAGAACTCGAAATATGACCATAAGCATTGCACCAAGCAATGATCCTGCTGTTCTTCCAATTGGTAGAAAAGGAACAGCTGGGAACACTGCTAATACCCAGAAAATTGCAAAGGCTAGTGAGCCTAACACAACTTTTGGAATAGAAGCTAgtgccatttttttcttctctttttgtgGCTAAACAAGTAAGAATCAGTTCCAAAACCAAAAGGGGTTTTATCAAATTTCCTCAACTGTTGAAAAGGCAATTGAATAGTTAGATTGCATGAACATAGCTCAAATTCCACTGTTTTCATACAAAGTCAACTCATTTTGTTGACCCTAGATAACAACACCATAGATCTATGTATGAGTTTTTCAAAGATAATAACACCATTTTTCTTCCATGAATTCAAACTTATTCAACTCTATCAATATTGAATAATAGTATTAAAATTAGAAGCGAAGACATGCATAAAATCTTACACAAAACATGTAATAAAACAACATGCAACAAACAACTTAGATAGTTGATCTTGTATGTACTTACCTCAAAAGGGAAAATGTTTCATGGCTCAATTCAAAAAACCCATATATGCTGTCTTTGGATTGGTTTGTGTCAATCAAATATTCACGAAAAGCTAGCAACCTTTTTGGAAGAGTGTCCTTTATGGTTATGAGTGGATTGagattgagaaaaataaataaatatatgccAAAAAAAAATGGTGGTggtgaaaattagagaggagtTTGGTGCATCACTCTGAGCCTGAAACTTTTGAAGACACGTCATAGCCACATGGTCAATGATATATGGATCATTATTTATATCTTAATTATGCTATATATATACTaagaattaaataattaatcattaaaataacataaaatactccttaaaaataaattaaacaatattaTGCACATAAACACAGCCATAGATGACAATTCTCTAACAACTTCCAATGCCAAAATTCTAACATAAATGACGACAAATTTTtgtgcaatttttttcttttttatttaatggtGTGTGCACATTTGTGGGCCATAAAATTGAATAtagtcataaaaaataaaattaattttgataccTACATCGAACAGAAAGAACATGGGGCATTAACAACAGCTACTTGACAATAAGAACAGAAATGCAACTCATAACATATGTCATCATCTCATGCCAGTTTTTATATTAAGTCTTTAGCATTGTTTCAAAATAATTATCATCATCATAGATCACTTGCTTATTGGTTTCAATAGTTTGGTATACTTACCACTTTGACAAAATCCTATTGAAAATTTCTGTATTAACGTAATCAAAATGACGAAGAAAAATTTATGTATAGATAATCTATTAAGAACTTAATAGAATCTAAAATAATGCTATTAAAAAACTAATTCTTTTAGTCAACctctatcaattttttttaaaattatgtagtttatcttaaattttaaatattaaattatgaatttcaaattttaaattttaaattataaagttaaattttaaaattaattaatattgactaattaaaaattaatttcgtATATTTTTTCTACTATCTAATATAACATGTTATTATTAGAATTAAGTGAGGTTTATTGGGCGGTTTCTAAGTCTACCATTTTTGTATCATTATAATATGTGGATTTATATGatatcataatattttatttttatgtatattatagttttgaaaatataaatgaatataattattagattataTACTTagtgatatttaatttttaaaaatttgattatatgattattaaaataatatgacgtgatttagtaattaataaattaataaaattctgtgcataaaaaaatatttgattgtgTAAAATAACAAAACTTTACACCTGGACACACGAGATACCTTGATCTCTattataataactaaaaaataattaacattaaGGATAAAAGTTGAAGTATAACTTGAAGATAAGAAAGTGCAAGTAACAACAAAATCTTGTGAATCCTTTTGAAAAGAACCTTATTCAATTGGGCTTGAGACACATGAAATAGCATTGAAGATGACATGGTGGTCACACTTGAAGATTTATGAAATTGTTGAAGGAGATTGAGTAAGGGAAAGAACATTTGAATGATAAATTAAGATATAACTAATATACGTAAATTTTACATGCATGTTTTCCCTTTAGTAAGAAAAAtactttataattaatttaggaCCGTTAAAATAGGTTAAATTCATCAGACCAGcctatttatctatttaaatggataaattttacttttaaaattaagtcCGTTTAAATTTCAGGTTAAATGGGTTGAGTTCGATTAATCCGAAAAAAATGACGAGTTAAATAGGTTAGTCCGCGAACTAAACGGGTGgcctttttttttacattttaaaaaaaaaacagtactTTTAGTTGATATTTCTCATTATTCGACCCGAAAATCCGACCTGAAAATCTGACCCatcaactaaaaaattattttttaaaataaaattaaataataaacgGGTTGACCAGTTTAATCCATTCATAAACGATTCAAACTAAAAAATTCTACcctacaaataaaataaacttaaacATACCAATTTATTTAACTCACAAATTTAATGGACGGAAGCTAAATGGACCGGACTATCTGTTTTTGACAGCCCTAAATTAACTAGTAATGTGTATTTGAGTGAGTGCTGCGTTCCCCTAAaactaaatattttcaaataacaaaaggataatataaaattaattagacGAATTGTCggtttatttaaaaagaaatagaCTACATAAGTTTGTTTATATCACATAGTTTCTGGCTAGATAAGGTGGGTCTAATTAACTTTGATTGGAGGCAGGCCAATCACCATCTTGAAGGCACATATTGTCCACTGCTGACCAACAAATTATATTATCTCTATtacaatattttatatttttatgataaacaatgtaataaaaatactttaaacTATTTGTTTTATTCATAATCTTCAACGAGGACTAATGTgcaattatttcttttttaaattgtgaTTCAGACAGCCCATTGATTGTACTTTGTTTAAAATAAACTGCTCGAATTATTAAGTTTAAAAATTGCACATAATTGTTTTAATCACTGATTAGTAGTTTAAAAAAACACAGGAATCATACAATTGTGTTGCTCACTCAATGCTAACTCtgattcaatttaatttctttctctCTAAGGCCAATTTGgctaaactttttaaataaattcttttaaaaaataaacttaaaatataagaatttttattaataataatttttaaataaattattttgtatttgaaaaattattataaaagttTTTGTTTTAAAGTTATGCATTAAATAAGAGTGATAAAATagcttttgaaaatagaaaaaatcacattttttaacttctcttaaataaatttttaaaaaatttaaaatttatctaaaagATTGTACTAAATACTAttaatataactttttataagtcaaaaataaaaaagtaactttttggtatttttcaaaCGGACCAAATAATATTGACTAGAAAGATTACTTTAACTTTATGTCCGAATTCAAACCctaaaaataatcaatatatGCAATACGTTTTATAAGTTTGAGAATCTCTTATAGGGCTGGCAATTTATACCCTACTCGCGGGTACCCAACCCGTTCGGGTAGGGTAGGCTACCCTACCCGCAGCGGGTAGGGTAGGATACGGTCCGGGTATGCTTGCGGATAGGGTACGGATTTCTCTATATAGTGAAGGAAGTGAGAGTTGAACCCATAACCTCTCTTATGTAATGACTTGTAATAAGTGAACAACCACAaaactagttagttaattaagtaatttagagcattagttttttattttttaggttattaatacgtataaaattcgaaataattgaattttatatttactttgaaaaaatttgatattttgcgggtagggtagggtttagaattttagggtGCGGATAGGTTTagggttgagagattctcaacccacgggtagggtagggtagagttttaatgaaattttcaacCCGCG
The Arachis duranensis cultivar V14167 chromosome 5, aradu.V14167.gnm2.J7QH, whole genome shotgun sequence genome window above contains:
- the LOC107491129 gene encoding silicon efflux transporter LSI2 encodes the protein MALASIPKVVLGSLAFAIFWVLAVFPAVPFLPIGRTAGSLLGAMLMVIFRVLSPDQAYAAIDLPILGLLFGTMVVSVYLERADMFKYLGKLLSWKSKGPKDLLCRICLISAISSALFTNDTSCVVLTEFILKIARQHNLPPHPFLLALASSANIGSSATPIGNPQNLVIAVQSKIPFGEFLVGVLPAMLLGVVVNASILILMYWKLLSVHKDEEDPKAEVVAEEEVNSHQFSPATMSHFTSMNSQEWNMCLDNVSIQNSPQVQTLRNRASPNEGEIYRVPSSIVDSSRNSNASKEAANEVAEKTREDHNHVKVVEAESNSFVMHFAEGRMDFLDEKWKRVLWKCCVYMITLGMLIAMLLGLNLSWTAITAALALVVLDFKDARPCLEKVSYSLLIFFCGMFITVDGFNKTGIPSAMWELMEPYSHVDHATGIIVLALVILVLSNLASNVPTVLLLGGRVAASAAAISAKDEKKAWLILAWVSTIAGNLSLLGSAANLIVCEQARRAPNLAYTLTFWNHLKFGLPSTLIVTAIGLTLIR